A window of the Brumimicrobium sp. genome harbors these coding sequences:
- a CDS encoding gliding motility-associated C-terminal domain-containing protein, whose product MKRTIILIFLFSIQLSILFSQKETNNWYFGANAGITFNTTPPTALLDGQMNTYEGCSSISDKDGNLLFYTNGITVWDRTHQIMPNGSGLMGHTSAAQSGIAIPKPGDSKKYYLITVPHEGSYEGMRYSIIDMTLNNGLGDVVSSAKNIPMFGLSSEKIAVVRHSNGVFFWIIGRYLEFGKSQTYITFLLDCDGIHVESPIIAEGISTTISENWGYLVASPDGKKLACASEITGIELLDFNNETGEISNPLYLGNMNYAGWDWGHYGVAFSPNSKILYGTNIENWAVAQWDLTAQDIPNSQFYLGDSEGSATVRPNYKGGAMQLGPDGKIYYCHTGNAFLGVIHDPNVLGLGCNMQNNAVDLGGRQSRLGLPPFIQSFAPTIKNTTACGSTETQFEVQGGNFLDSIKWLFGDPNSPNSSSTELDPSHDYGQTGTFTVQLIRYFECGGDTITKEITITPPTNDTTYQDVLLCGTTSYTLPDNQLVTQSGVYYAQLQNQSGCDSICVFNITYQADFTAGPDQTICTHYATQLHASPGALNYSWAPSNTLTNPTTADPMAAPFSTTTYTVVAMGDGCMFTDTVTIYVSPIPTGTHQLALCQGSTINYGGQSFSSEGTYTVNVPSPLGCDSLLTLVITEIPRPEEPAVSNNLPLECFNDNFIGEIINPDNSLGYNWYFDTTQNIMHTGNDWNIGVNQNITTIYVNADNGACTSSFTAIQIIANQAYPKNFEELIPNVITANNDGTNDEIDFYKIFGKCIEYKVTIINRWGNVVFETKNNGPNFTGKTLKGVKLNEGVYPYIIEYDGKEKHGFIHVLR is encoded by the coding sequence ATGAAACGAACAATTATTTTAATATTTCTTTTTTCAATCCAACTCAGTATCTTATTCTCCCAAAAGGAGACTAATAATTGGTATTTTGGTGCTAATGCAGGAATTACTTTTAATACAACTCCTCCCACCGCATTATTGGATGGGCAAATGAATACTTATGAAGGATGTTCGAGTATTTCTGATAAAGATGGGAATCTATTATTCTACACAAACGGAATTACAGTATGGGATAGAACACACCAGATTATGCCAAACGGATCTGGCTTAATGGGACATACTTCGGCCGCACAATCTGGAATTGCTATTCCTAAACCAGGTGATAGCAAGAAATATTATTTAATTACAGTTCCCCATGAAGGATCCTATGAAGGGATGAGATATTCTATCATTGATATGACGCTGAATAATGGATTAGGGGATGTTGTATCAAGTGCTAAGAATATCCCCATGTTTGGGCTTTCCTCTGAGAAAATAGCAGTTGTTCGTCATTCCAATGGCGTATTCTTCTGGATAATTGGTAGATATTTAGAATTTGGAAAATCGCAAACCTATATTACCTTTCTACTAGATTGTGATGGAATTCATGTTGAGAGTCCAATCATTGCAGAAGGAATTAGTACCACCATTTCTGAAAACTGGGGATATTTAGTTGCCTCACCCGATGGTAAAAAATTAGCTTGCGCCTCAGAGATAACAGGGATTGAATTATTAGATTTCAATAATGAGACAGGAGAAATATCCAACCCTTTATATTTAGGAAATATGAACTATGCAGGCTGGGATTGGGGTCATTATGGAGTGGCCTTTTCACCCAATAGCAAAATTCTTTATGGAACAAATATTGAAAATTGGGCAGTAGCACAATGGGACTTAACGGCACAGGATATTCCTAATTCACAATTTTATTTAGGTGATTCCGAAGGAAGTGCAACTGTTCGACCGAACTATAAAGGTGGTGCCATGCAATTAGGTCCAGATGGGAAGATTTATTATTGCCATACAGGAAATGCCTTTCTTGGTGTAATTCATGATCCAAATGTGCTTGGATTAGGTTGTAACATGCAAAATAATGCGGTGGATTTAGGGGGAAGACAATCCCGGCTAGGTTTACCTCCGTTTATTCAATCTTTCGCACCAACTATTAAGAATACCACTGCCTGTGGATCAACTGAAACTCAATTTGAAGTACAAGGAGGAAATTTTTTAGACTCTATTAAATGGTTATTTGGAGACCCTAATAGTCCAAACAGTTCTAGTACAGAACTAGACCCTTCACATGATTATGGACAAACTGGTACTTTTACTGTTCAATTGATTCGCTATTTTGAATGTGGAGGTGATACGATTACAAAAGAAATTACTATTACCCCTCCTACTAATGATACAACATATCAAGATGTACTGCTTTGTGGCACAACTTCTTACACCTTGCCAGACAATCAACTTGTTACTCAATCTGGGGTATATTACGCACAATTACAAAATCAATCGGGGTGTGATAGTATTTGCGTTTTTAATATTACATATCAAGCTGATTTTACCGCTGGCCCAGATCAAACAATATGCACACATTATGCTACACAATTGCACGCTAGCCCGGGTGCATTAAATTATTCTTGGGCTCCGTCAAATACGCTCACTAATCCTACAACAGCTGATCCTATGGCAGCTCCTTTTTCAACAACTACCTATACAGTCGTAGCAATGGGAGATGGATGTATGTTTACTGATACTGTAACCATATATGTGAGTCCCATTCCTACAGGAACACATCAACTTGCATTATGTCAGGGATCTACTATTAATTATGGTGGACAAAGCTTTAGTTCTGAAGGAACCTACACTGTAAATGTTCCTAGTCCGCTAGGCTGTGATTCACTACTAACACTTGTAATTACAGAAATTCCAAGACCTGAAGAGCCAGCAGTAAGTAATAATTTACCACTAGAATGTTTCAACGATAATTTTATAGGAGAAATTATTAACCCTGATAATTCCTTGGGTTATAATTGGTACTTTGACACTACACAAAATATAATGCACACCGGAAATGACTGGAATATTGGTGTGAATCAAAATATAACAACCATATATGTAAATGCCGACAATGGGGCTTGTACATCTTCTTTTACTGCTATCCAGATTATAGCTAATCAAGCATATCCTAAGAATTTTGAAGAGCTCATTCCAAACGTAATTACAGCCAACAACGATGGTACTAATGATGAAATAGATTTCTATAAAATCTTTGGGAAATGTATTGAATACAAAGTAACCATTATTAATCGATGGGGAAATGTAGTGTTTGAAACTAAAAATAACGGGCCTAATTTTACAGGAAAGACATTAAAAGGAGTTAAACTAAATGAAGGTGTTTATCCATATATTATAGAATATGATGGAAAGGAAAAGCATGGGTTTATCCATGTCTTAAGATGA
- a CDS encoding F0F1 ATP synthase subunit B — protein MDLVTPDLGLIFWTGLVFLLLLFILTKFAWKPMLNAINTREANIQDALDMAKKTKAEMEQLRSQNENALKEARVERDQMIKEAKATSDEMIEAAKAKAKVEADKIIETAKASIETEKNAAIAELKTQVASISLEIAEKILREELSTKDKQAQLAENYVQDINLN, from the coding sequence ATGGATTTAGTAACTCCCGACTTAGGACTCATTTTTTGGACAGGTTTAGTGTTCCTTCTTTTGTTATTTATCTTGACAAAATTTGCTTGGAAACCGATGTTAAATGCAATTAACACAAGAGAAGCAAATATTCAAGATGCTTTGGATATGGCAAAAAAGACCAAAGCTGAGATGGAACAACTTCGATCTCAAAATGAGAATGCTTTAAAAGAAGCTCGTGTTGAAAGAGATCAAATGATTAAAGAAGCAAAAGCTACTAGTGATGAAATGATTGAAGCGGCAAAAGCTAAAGCAAAAGTTGAAGCAGACAAAATTATTGAAACAGCTAAAGCAAGTATCGAAACAGAAAAGAATGCAGCGATTGCTGAGTTAAAAACTCAAGTAGCTTCTATCTCTCTAGAAATTGCTGAAAAAATATTGCGCGAAGAATTATCTACAAAAGATAAACAAGCACAATTAGCTGAAAATTACGTTCAAGATATTAATCTGAATTAA
- a CDS encoding MerR family transcriptional regulator, translating to MIQEAELTKLYYTIGEVANMFNVNTSLIRFWENEFPSIKPKKNKKGNRLFSPKSIMEIQHIYELVKKEGYTLEGAKKALRQGEASNTPAESMEDIERKIIIQRLENIRERLLALK from the coding sequence ATGATTCAAGAAGCTGAGCTTACCAAATTGTATTATACCATCGGAGAAGTGGCTAATATGTTTAATGTTAACACTTCCTTAATACGTTTTTGGGAAAATGAATTTCCAAGCATCAAGCCTAAGAAAAATAAAAAGGGGAATCGACTTTTCTCCCCTAAAAGCATCATGGAGATTCAACACATCTATGAATTAGTGAAAAAGGAAGGATATACTTTAGAAGGTGCTAAAAAAGCTCTACGTCAGGGCGAAGCTAGCAATACCCCTGCTGAAAGTATGGAAGACATTGAACGTAAAATCATTATTCAACGTCTCGAAAATATCCGTGAACGCTTATTAGCTTTAAAATAA
- the atpG gene encoding ATP synthase F1 subunit gamma produces MANLKEIKNRITSISSTMQITQAMKLVSAAKLKRAMDAITQLRPYANKTQEILENVSASLDLSENKFAEQREVNNVLLIPISSNRGLCGGFNQNVNKTINSLLNGELKGKNVEILTIGKKVNDAFKRSGRVNRPESLSAAEAIFDDLTFEHVSKYAQFVMDSFISKKYDKVVIVYNEFKNAAVQIPRAEQMLPIMPASAEGGNEVGDYIFEPSKHEIISELIPKSLKLQLYKAVLDSHASEHGARMTAMHKATDNASELNKSLKLEYNKARQAAITNEILEIVGGAEALNG; encoded by the coding sequence ATGGCAAACTTAAAGGAAATAAAAAATAGAATTACATCCATCTCTTCTACGATGCAGATTACACAAGCTATGAAATTGGTTTCTGCTGCTAAGTTGAAAAGAGCTATGGATGCGATTACTCAATTAAGACCATACGCTAATAAAACACAAGAAATTCTTGAGAATGTTAGCGCTTCTCTAGATTTATCTGAAAATAAATTTGCTGAACAGAGAGAGGTAAATAACGTGTTACTTATCCCTATTTCATCAAATAGAGGTCTTTGTGGTGGTTTTAATCAAAACGTAAATAAGACAATTAATTCATTATTAAATGGAGAATTAAAAGGCAAAAACGTAGAGATTTTAACTATCGGTAAAAAAGTAAATGATGCATTTAAAAGAAGTGGACGTGTTAACAGACCCGAATCTTTAAGTGCAGCAGAAGCAATTTTTGATGATTTAACGTTTGAGCATGTTTCAAAATATGCACAATTTGTTATGGACAGCTTTATCTCCAAAAAATATGATAAAGTAGTCATTGTCTATAACGAATTTAAAAATGCTGCGGTACAAATTCCTAGAGCAGAGCAGATGTTACCTATTATGCCTGCTTCTGCAGAGGGAGGTAATGAAGTAGGAGATTATATCTTTGAGCCTTCTAAGCACGAAATTATAAGTGAATTGATACCTAAATCATTGAAATTACAGTTGTACAAGGCTGTCTTAGATTCTCATGCATCTGAGCATGGTGCAAGAATGACTGCTATGCATAAAGCAACTGATAATGCTTCAGAATTAAATAAGTCATTAAAATTAGAATATAATAAGGCTCGTCAGGCTGCAATTACAAATGAAATTTTGGAAATTGTTGGTGGGGCAGAAGCACTTAACGGATAG
- the atpH gene encoding ATP synthase F1 subunit delta encodes MEGLNVARRYAQSLIELSNERNSTEIVLEDMKTILVAANENRDFRAFLNSPLIKEDKKANIFDKIFTGCNELTHKFNHLLIKNKREYLLPLIAEQYIVKVNEQKGIVPVTLTSATELSTKVREDILAKLSKNIQGTLELKETIDPSLIGGFVVKMGDTKIDASVAHQLAKMKQQLLN; translated from the coding sequence ATGGAAGGATTAAACGTAGCAAGGCGTTATGCCCAGTCGTTAATTGAGCTTTCAAATGAAAGAAATAGCACAGAGATTGTATTAGAGGATATGAAAACTATTCTCGTTGCAGCAAATGAAAATAGAGACTTTCGTGCTTTTCTAAACAGTCCATTGATTAAAGAGGACAAGAAAGCTAATATTTTCGATAAGATATTCACAGGGTGTAATGAACTTACACATAAATTTAATCATTTATTGATTAAAAATAAAAGAGAATATCTTTTACCTCTTATCGCAGAACAATACATCGTTAAGGTGAATGAACAAAAAGGAATCGTTCCGGTAACTTTAACTTCTGCAACTGAATTAAGTACAAAAGTAAGAGAAGATATCCTAGCTAAATTAAGTAAGAATATTCAAGGTACTCTCGAGTTAAAAGAAACTATTGACCCATCCCTAATTGGAGGATTTGTAGTTAAAATGGGTGATACCAAAATTGACGCAAGCGTTGCTCATCAATTAGCAAAAATGAAGCAACAATTATTGAATTAA
- the atpA gene encoding F0F1 ATP synthase subunit alpha, with the protein MANIKPAEISAILREELSGVKTEAELQEVGTVLTVGDGIARIYGLGGVQYGELIEFTGGLQGMALNLEEDNVGAVIFGKSTEVKEGDSVKRTGRIASVKVGEGIVGRVVNMLGNPIDGKGPIEGELFEMPIERKAPGVIYREPVTEPLQTGIKAIDSMIPVGRGQRELIIGDRQTGKTTVAIDTIINQKEFYDAGQPVYCIYVAVGQKGSTVAGIVKKLEEAGAMAYTTIVAANASDSAPMQYFAPMTGAAIGEFFRDTGRPALIVYDDLSKQAVAYREVSLLLRRPPGREAYPGDVFYLHSRLLERAAKVVNDDVIAAQMNDLPESLKGKVKGGGSLTALPIIETQAGDVSAYIPTNVISITDGQIFLESDLFNSGVRPAINVGISVSRVGGSAQIKSMKKVSGTLKLDQAQYRELEAFAKFGSDLDAATKAVLDKGMRNVEILKQNDGDPYTVERQIAIIFVGTKALIQNVPVNRVKEFEAEFLDYMDAKHKNVMNDLKAGKLTEEATDTLTKVAKEIASKY; encoded by the coding sequence ATGGCAAATATTAAACCAGCAGAAATTTCTGCAATTTTAAGAGAAGAGCTTTCTGGAGTTAAAACAGAAGCAGAATTACAAGAAGTTGGTACCGTACTTACAGTGGGTGACGGTATTGCTCGTATTTATGGATTAGGAGGAGTTCAGTATGGTGAATTAATTGAATTTACTGGAGGACTACAAGGAATGGCATTAAACCTTGAAGAGGATAACGTAGGTGCCGTAATCTTTGGTAAATCTACTGAAGTAAAAGAAGGTGATTCTGTAAAACGTACAGGAAGAATTGCTTCTGTAAAAGTAGGTGAAGGCATTGTTGGTCGTGTTGTAAATATGTTGGGTAACCCAATCGATGGTAAAGGGCCTATCGAAGGAGAACTTTTCGAAATGCCTATCGAAAGAAAAGCTCCTGGAGTTATCTATCGTGAGCCTGTAACTGAGCCTTTACAAACTGGTATTAAAGCTATCGACTCTATGATTCCTGTTGGACGTGGACAACGTGAGTTAATCATTGGTGACCGTCAAACTGGTAAAACAACAGTTGCTATAGATACTATTATCAATCAAAAAGAATTTTACGATGCTGGGCAACCAGTTTATTGTATCTATGTAGCTGTAGGACAAAAAGGTTCTACTGTTGCTGGAATCGTTAAGAAATTAGAAGAAGCAGGTGCAATGGCATATACTACAATTGTTGCTGCAAACGCATCTGATTCTGCTCCAATGCAATATTTTGCACCAATGACAGGAGCTGCTATTGGTGAGTTCTTTAGAGATACTGGAAGACCTGCATTAATCGTTTATGATGACCTTTCTAAACAAGCTGTAGCTTACCGTGAGGTGTCTCTATTATTACGTCGTCCTCCAGGTCGTGAGGCTTACCCAGGTGACGTGTTCTATCTACACTCTCGTCTATTAGAAAGAGCTGCAAAGGTAGTTAATGATGATGTTATTGCTGCACAAATGAACGACCTTCCAGAGTCTTTAAAAGGAAAAGTAAAAGGAGGTGGTTCTTTAACTGCACTTCCAATCATTGAAACACAAGCAGGAGACGTTTCTGCTTATATCCCTACAAACGTAATTTCAATTACTGATGGACAGATTTTCTTGGAGTCTGACTTATTCAACTCTGGTGTCCGTCCTGCAATTAACGTTGGTATCTCTGTATCTCGTGTAGGAGGTAGTGCTCAGATTAAATCTATGAAGAAAGTATCTGGAACATTAAAACTTGACCAGGCACAATACCGTGAATTGGAAGCGTTTGCTAAGTTTGGTTCTGACCTTGATGCTGCAACAAAAGCCGTACTTGATAAGGGTATGCGTAACGTGGAGATTCTAAAACAAAATGATGGAGATCCATATACGGTTGAAAGACAAATTGCAATTATCTTTGTTGGAACAAAAGCGTTAATCCAAAACGTTCCAGTAAATAGAGTGAAAGAATTTGAAGCTGAATTCCTTGATTATATGGATGCTAAGCATAAGAACGTTATGAACGACTTAAAAGCTGGTAAATTAACGGAAGAAGCTACAGATACTTTGACAAAAGTTGCAAAAGAAATTGCTTCTAAATATTAA
- a CDS encoding ATP-binding protein, giving the protein MKIVFTGPESSGKTQLSQAIAKQFNAQWFPEYAREYLLARGGKYDVDDIEKIAVEQDDLRRSNEESGLKVYDTENIVFYIWSQFKYQRSSETIVKLMTEQQFDYYFLCDPTDIPWEDDPLREHPNQREELFTLYLDQLRLLNVPFTILSGNFKERMDVVIKVVEGILK; this is encoded by the coding sequence GTGAAAATCGTGTTTACAGGTCCTGAAAGTTCAGGAAAAACTCAGTTATCTCAAGCAATTGCAAAACAATTTAATGCGCAATGGTTCCCTGAATACGCTCGGGAATATCTTCTAGCAAGAGGTGGGAAATATGATGTAGATGATATAGAAAAAATAGCGGTAGAACAAGATGACTTAAGAAGGTCTAATGAAGAATCTGGATTAAAAGTGTATGACACAGAAAATATCGTTTTTTATATTTGGTCTCAGTTTAAATATCAACGCAGCTCTGAAACAATTGTAAAATTAATGACGGAACAGCAATTTGATTATTATTTTTTGTGTGACCCTACGGATATTCCATGGGAAGACGATCCACTTAGAGAACACCCCAACCAACGAGAAGAGCTATTTACACTGTATTTGGACCAATTACGCCTTCTAAATGTACCATTTACTATTTTATCGGGCAACTTCAAAGAAAGAATGGATGTGGTTATAAAAGTTGTAGAAGGAATTTTGAAATAA
- the atpE gene encoding ATP synthase F0 subunit C → MTGLAAIGAGIAALGAGVGIGKIGGSAMDAIARQPEASGKIQTAMIIAAALVEGVALFGVVVGLLQG, encoded by the coding sequence ATGACTGGATTAGCTGCTATCGGAGCTGGAATCGCTGCACTAGGTGCAGGAGTTGGTATTGGTAAAATCGGTGGATCTGCAATGGATGCTATCGCTCGCCAACCAGAAGCTTCAGGAAAGATTCAAACTGCAATGATTATCGCTGCTGCACTTGTTGAGGGTGTTGCATTATTCGGAGTTGTTGTTGGTTTGCTTCAAGGTTAA
- the atpB gene encoding F0F1 ATP synthase subunit A, with the protein MYTKAVRLLFILVAALLSSPIFASETTQEEEKLDMTEVIMHHVKDAHEFHILSYTAKDGNKKDISVYFPVILLDNGLQIFSSKKLYHGEEVNEHGHSYHINKELGYGLYHEKIYKLNAEGALTFNAEGHPENIKPLDFSITKNVFVVLFSALLLFVLMRAAAKTYRKDEVHAPRGFAKAIEPFVIFVRDEIAKDNIGEKKYEKYLPYLLTIFFFIWINNMLGLIPIFPGSANLSGNIAFTLVLAVFTLIATVFSGNKNYWGHIFAMPGVPKLLLIIMVPIEIIGIFTKPFALTVRLFANITAGHIIVLSLTGIIFTFGSAAWAGLTVPMSLFMGVLELLVALLQAFIFTMLSALFIGEAVAEHH; encoded by the coding sequence ATGTACACAAAGGCAGTTAGACTCTTATTTATCTTGGTAGCAGCTTTGCTATCTTCTCCAATTTTTGCCTCAGAAACCACACAAGAAGAGGAAAAACTAGATATGACCGAAGTAATTATGCACCACGTAAAAGATGCACACGAATTTCATATCTTGTCATACACTGCAAAAGATGGTAACAAAAAAGACATTTCAGTATATTTCCCTGTGATATTGTTAGATAACGGATTACAAATCTTTTCTTCTAAGAAATTGTATCATGGAGAAGAAGTAAATGAACATGGACATTCATACCATATCAATAAAGAATTAGGATATGGATTATACCATGAGAAAATCTATAAACTAAATGCTGAAGGGGCTTTAACATTTAATGCAGAAGGTCACCCTGAGAATATAAAACCACTTGATTTTTCTATTACGAAGAACGTATTTGTGGTTCTTTTCTCTGCACTGTTGTTGTTTGTCTTAATGCGAGCTGCTGCTAAGACATATAGAAAAGATGAGGTTCATGCTCCTAGAGGTTTTGCCAAAGCTATTGAGCCATTTGTGATTTTCGTTAGAGATGAAATTGCAAAAGACAATATCGGAGAAAAGAAGTATGAGAAGTATTTACCTTATTTGTTAACTATTTTCTTTTTTATTTGGATTAATAATATGTTAGGATTAATTCCAATTTTCCCAGGAAGTGCCAACTTATCTGGAAATATTGCTTTTACATTAGTTCTTGCGGTGTTTACTCTAATTGCAACAGTATTTTCGGGAAATAAGAATTACTGGGGGCATATCTTTGCTATGCCAGGAGTTCCAAAACTATTATTGATCATTATGGTTCCTATCGAAATCATTGGAATCTTCACCAAGCCATTTGCCTTAACTGTACGTTTGTTTGCAAACATTACAGCTGGGCACATTATCGTATTATCTTTAACAGGAATTATTTTCACGTTTGGAAGTGCGGCGTGGGCGGGACTAACTGTTCCAATGTCTCTTTTTATGGGAGTATTGGAGTTATTAGTTGCGTTATTACAAGCCTTCATTTTTACGATGTTATCTGCGCTATTCATTGGTGAAGCAGTTGCAGAGCATCATTAA